A single genomic interval of Zingiber officinale cultivar Zhangliang chromosome 4A, Zo_v1.1, whole genome shotgun sequence harbors:
- the LOC121969900 gene encoding uncharacterized protein LOC121969900 isoform X6 gives MAVAFTRFSCWIWGGKDHKSPNSSLSSSPDFPAGFRELDNLKFPPVDGPRVRSNSRKIKKKWQSREERRIDKEYDIVLVPSDGVCMSGSETEDSDWSIGWLEPHAPDFQSNSEVENSFSVLVRCYCRGRCEQAESSKTRALGALEHLDDISPDENKYIDEWLASEN, from the exons ATGGCTGTGGCTTTTACGCGTTTCTCTTGCTGGATTTGGGGTGGGAAAGATCATAAATCCCCCAATTCATCCCTGAGTTCGTCTCCCGACTTCCCGGCCGGATTTAGGGAGCTGGATAACTTGAAGTTTCCGCCAGTTGATGGGCCGAGGGTTAGGTCGAACTCCAGAAAAATTAAGAAGAAATGGCAGAGCCGTGAGGAGCGGCGGATCGACAAGGAGTACGATATCGTCCTTGTGCCATCTGATGGTGTCTGCATGTCGGGGTCCGAGACTGAGGATTCCGATTGGTCTATTGGTTGGTTGGAACCTCATGCTCCTGATTTCCAAAGTAATAGTGAAGTAGAAAACAGTTTTTCTGTCCTGGTCCGTTGCTATTGCCGTGGCCGTTGTGAGCAGGCGGAGAGTTCCAAAACTCGCGCCTTGGGAGCGCTTGAACACTTGGACGATATTTCCCCTG ATGAAAACAAGTATATAGATGAATGGCTCGCCTCTGAAAACTGA
- the LOC121969900 gene encoding uncharacterized protein LOC121969900 isoform X1 — translation MAVAFTRFSCWIWGGKDHKSPNSSLSSSPDFPAGFRELDNLKFPPVDGPRVRSNSRKIKKKWQSREERRIDKEYDIVLVPSDGVCMSGSETEDSDWSIGWLEPHAPDFQSNSEVENSFSVLVRCYCRGRCEQAESSKTRALGALEHLDDISPGKLAKIILSLKFVFFIRYMCLKLSVSSLLVPTPIFVESSLSLNFTMMFHYLIHDVKSAKTASSCFSEIAEKKQHKSQEHLLSFHMKTSI, via the exons ATGGCTGTGGCTTTTACGCGTTTCTCTTGCTGGATTTGGGGTGGGAAAGATCATAAATCCCCCAATTCATCCCTGAGTTCGTCTCCCGACTTCCCGGCCGGATTTAGGGAGCTGGATAACTTGAAGTTTCCGCCAGTTGATGGGCCGAGGGTTAGGTCGAACTCCAGAAAAATTAAGAAGAAATGGCAGAGCCGTGAGGAGCGGCGGATCGACAAGGAGTACGATATCGTCCTTGTGCCATCTGATGGTGTCTGCATGTCGGGGTCCGAGACTGAGGATTCCGATTGGTCTATTGGTTGGTTGGAACCTCATGCTCCTGATTTCCAAAGTAATAGTGAAGTAGAAAACAGTTTTTCTGTCCTGGTCCGTTGCTATTGCCGTGGCCGTTGTGAGCAGGCGGAGAGTTCCAAAACTCGCGCCTTGGGAGCGCTTGAACACTTGGACGATATTTCCCCTGGTAAACTGGCAAAAATTATACTTTCCTTGAAATTTGTCTTTTTCATCCGCTACATGTGCCTTAAACTATCGGTAAGCAGTCTTCTCGTTCCAACTCCAATTTTCGTTGAATCTTCGTTATCTCTTAATTTTACAATGATGTTCCATTATTTGATTCATGACGTTAAGAGTGCTAAAACTGCGTCATCTTGTTTTAGTGAAATCGCTGAAAAGAAGCAGCACAAGAGTCAAGAGCATTTGCTATCGTTTCAT ATGAAAACAAGTATATAG
- the LOC121969900 gene encoding uncharacterized protein LOC121969900 isoform X3, producing MAVAFTRFSCWIWGGKDHKSPNSSLSSSPDFPAGFRELDNLKFPPVDGPRVRSNSRKIKKKWQSREERRIDKEYDIVLVPSDGVCMSGSETEDSDWSIGWLEPHAPDFQSNSEVENSFSVLVRCYCRGRCEQAESSKTRALGALEHLDDISPGKLAKIILSLKFVFFIRYMCLKLSMKTSI from the exons ATGGCTGTGGCTTTTACGCGTTTCTCTTGCTGGATTTGGGGTGGGAAAGATCATAAATCCCCCAATTCATCCCTGAGTTCGTCTCCCGACTTCCCGGCCGGATTTAGGGAGCTGGATAACTTGAAGTTTCCGCCAGTTGATGGGCCGAGGGTTAGGTCGAACTCCAGAAAAATTAAGAAGAAATGGCAGAGCCGTGAGGAGCGGCGGATCGACAAGGAGTACGATATCGTCCTTGTGCCATCTGATGGTGTCTGCATGTCGGGGTCCGAGACTGAGGATTCCGATTGGTCTATTGGTTGGTTGGAACCTCATGCTCCTGATTTCCAAAGTAATAGTGAAGTAGAAAACAGTTTTTCTGTCCTGGTCCGTTGCTATTGCCGTGGCCGTTGTGAGCAGGCGGAGAGTTCCAAAACTCGCGCCTTGGGAGCGCTTGAACACTTGGACGATATTTCCCCTGGTAAACTGGCAAAAATTATACTTTCCTTGAAATTTGTCTTTTTCATCCGCTACATGTGCCTTAAACTATCG ATGAAAACAAGTATATAG
- the LOC121969900 gene encoding uncharacterized protein LOC121969900 isoform X5, giving the protein MAVAFTRFSCWIWGGKDHKSPNSSLSSSPDFPAGFRELDNLKFPPVDGPRVRSNSRKIKKKWQSREERRIDKEYDIVLVPSDGVCMSGSETEDSDWSIGWLEPHAPDFQSNSEVENSFSVLVRCYCRGRCEQAESSKTRALGALEHLDDISPVKSLKRSSTRVKSICYRFI; this is encoded by the exons ATGGCTGTGGCTTTTACGCGTTTCTCTTGCTGGATTTGGGGTGGGAAAGATCATAAATCCCCCAATTCATCCCTGAGTTCGTCTCCCGACTTCCCGGCCGGATTTAGGGAGCTGGATAACTTGAAGTTTCCGCCAGTTGATGGGCCGAGGGTTAGGTCGAACTCCAGAAAAATTAAGAAGAAATGGCAGAGCCGTGAGGAGCGGCGGATCGACAAGGAGTACGATATCGTCCTTGTGCCATCTGATGGTGTCTGCATGTCGGGGTCCGAGACTGAGGATTCCGATTGGTCTATTGGTTGGTTGGAACCTCATGCTCCTGATTTCCAAAGTAATAGTGAAGTAGAAAACAGTTTTTCTGTCCTGGTCCGTTGCTATTGCCGTGGCCGTTGTGAGCAGGCGGAGAGTTCCAAAACTCGCGCCTTGGGAGCGCTTGAACACTTGGACGATATTTCCCCTG TGAAATCGCTGAAAAGAAGCAGCACAAGAGTCAAGAGCATTTGCTATCGTTTCAT ATGA
- the LOC121969900 gene encoding uncharacterized protein LOC121969900 isoform X2 encodes MAVAFTRFSCWIWGGKDHKSPNSSLSSSPDFPAGFRELDNLKFPPVDGPRVRSNSRKIKKKWQSREERRIDKEYDIVLVPSDGVCMSGSETEDSDWSIGWLEPHAPDFQSNSEVENSFSVLVRCYCRGRCEQAESSKTRALGALEHLDDISPVKSLKRSSTRVKSICYRFMYNSTNIFTSLI; translated from the exons ATGGCTGTGGCTTTTACGCGTTTCTCTTGCTGGATTTGGGGTGGGAAAGATCATAAATCCCCCAATTCATCCCTGAGTTCGTCTCCCGACTTCCCGGCCGGATTTAGGGAGCTGGATAACTTGAAGTTTCCGCCAGTTGATGGGCCGAGGGTTAGGTCGAACTCCAGAAAAATTAAGAAGAAATGGCAGAGCCGTGAGGAGCGGCGGATCGACAAGGAGTACGATATCGTCCTTGTGCCATCTGATGGTGTCTGCATGTCGGGGTCCGAGACTGAGGATTCCGATTGGTCTATTGGTTGGTTGGAACCTCATGCTCCTGATTTCCAAAGTAATAGTGAAGTAGAAAACAGTTTTTCTGTCCTGGTCCGTTGCTATTGCCGTGGCCGTTGTGAGCAGGCGGAGAGTTCCAAAACTCGCGCCTTGGGAGCGCTTGAACACTTGGACGATATTTCCCCTG TGAAATCGCTGAAAAGAAGCAGCACAAGAGTCAAGAGCATTTGCTATCGTTTCATGTATAACTCAACTAATATTTTTACCAGTTTGATTTGA
- the LOC121969900 gene encoding uncharacterized protein LOC121969900 isoform X4, which translates to MAVAFTRFSCWIWGGKDHKSPNSSLSSSPDFPAGFRELDNLKFPPVDGPRVRSNSRKIKKKWQSREERRIDKEYDIVLVPSDGVCMSGSETEDSDWSIGWLEPHAPDFQSNSEVENSFSVLVRCYCRGRCEQAESSKTRALGALEHLDDISPGKLAKIILSLKFVFFIRYMCLKLS; encoded by the exons ATGGCTGTGGCTTTTACGCGTTTCTCTTGCTGGATTTGGGGTGGGAAAGATCATAAATCCCCCAATTCATCCCTGAGTTCGTCTCCCGACTTCCCGGCCGGATTTAGGGAGCTGGATAACTTGAAGTTTCCGCCAGTTGATGGGCCGAGGGTTAGGTCGAACTCCAGAAAAATTAAGAAGAAATGGCAGAGCCGTGAGGAGCGGCGGATCGACAAGGAGTACGATATCGTCCTTGTGCCATCTGATGGTGTCTGCATGTCGGGGTCCGAGACTGAGGATTCCGATTGGTCTATTGGTTGGTTGGAACCTCATGCTCCTGATTTCCAAAGTAATAGTGAAGTAGAAAACAGTTTTTCTGTCCTGGTCCGTTGCTATTGCCGTGGCCGTTGTGAGCAGGCGGAGAGTTCCAAAACTCGCGCCTTGGGAGCGCTTGAACACTTGGACGATATTTCCCCTGGTAAACTGGCAAAAATTATACTTTCCTTGAAATTTGTCTTTTTCATCCGCTACATGTGCCTTAAACTATCG TGA